AAAAAAATAAGATAAGGGGTTTAAACCCAAAATTACCATCCTAAATCCAGAATGTCCCCATCCTGCATTTTAATTACTTCTTCTACGAATTCTGCAGCGAGAGGATTGTGGGTTACTATTATAATAGTTAATCCCTTTTCTTGATTTAGATCTTTTAGTAATCCCATTATTTTCCGTGTATTTACTGTATCGAGTTCTCCTGTAGGCTCGTCGGCAAGTAGAATAGATGGATCATTGGCTAAAGCTCTGGCAATGGCCACTCTTTGTTGTTCTCCACCTGAAAGCTGCGTCTGATAACGGTCGTATTTGTCGGATAATCCTACTTTGTCTAATAATTCCTTTGCTTTTTTGGAATCGGGTGAAATCATGGGCAGCATAACATTTTCTAATGCTGTAAGCTGCGGCATTAGGTTATAACGCTGAAATATGAACCCAATATTTTTTCTTCTAAGTTCGGCCTGTTCATTCCCTGTATACTCTTTGATATTTTTTCCATTTAGTAGAACAGTTCCTTTACTTGGTATATCAAGAATTCCTGCCAGGTGGAGCAGTGTTGATTTTCCGG
This genomic window from Methanobacterium veterum contains:
- a CDS encoding ABC transporter ATP-binding protein yields the protein MNNKVLEFNDVWKTYKMGTENIQALRGINLKVNKGSFIAIMGPSGSGKSTLLHLAGILDIPSKGTVLLNGKNIKEYTGNEQAELRRKNIGFIFQRYNLMPQLTALENVMLPMISPDSKKAKELLDKVGLSDKYDRYQTQLSGGEQQRVAIARALANDPSILLADEPTGELDTVNTRKIMGLLKDLNQEKGLTIIIVTHNPLAAEFVEEVIKMQDGDILDLGW